From a region of the Actinomadura luzonensis genome:
- a CDS encoding TetR/AcrR family transcriptional regulator: protein MSAPDPSSAAPAAPAVPGAERDGGQERPLRAHARRNRDKLVAAARAAFAAADDTVPLESVAREAGVGIGTLYRHFPTREALVEAVYAAELDDIATSAPALLERLPPRAALRAWMDRYAEFAAVKRGMADALRAGQASGRIPTSTTRERITAAIATILAAGAATGDLRPDADADHVTTMLLGVFLATAARDTPEQIGRLLDLIVDALRPAGPA, encoded by the coding sequence TTGTCCGCGCCCGATCCGTCCTCCGCCGCGCCCGCCGCTCCGGCCGTTCCTGGAGCGGAGCGGGACGGCGGGCAGGAACGCCCGCTCCGCGCCCACGCCCGGCGCAACCGCGACAAACTCGTCGCCGCCGCCCGCGCCGCCTTCGCCGCCGCCGACGACACCGTGCCGCTGGAGAGCGTCGCCCGCGAGGCGGGCGTCGGCATCGGCACCCTCTACCGCCACTTCCCCACCCGCGAGGCGCTGGTGGAGGCGGTCTACGCGGCCGAGCTCGACGACATCGCCACCAGCGCCCCCGCCCTGCTCGAACGGCTCCCGCCGCGGGCCGCGCTGCGCGCCTGGATGGACCGGTACGCGGAGTTCGCGGCGGTCAAGCGCGGCATGGCCGACGCGCTGCGCGCCGGGCAGGCGTCGGGCCGCATCCCGACGTCCACGACCAGGGAGCGCATCACCGCCGCGATCGCGACGATCCTCGCCGCCGGCGCCGCCACGGGCGACCTCCGCCCGGACGCCGACGCCGACCACGTCACCACGATGCTCCTCGGCGTCTTCCTCGCCACGGCGGCCCGCGACACCCCGGAGCAGATCGGCCGGCTGCTCGACCTGATCGTGGACGCGCTGCGGCCCGCCGGGCCCGCATGA
- a CDS encoding GlxA family transcriptional regulator encodes MPAPHRVVIAVFPDVDLLDVTGPAEVFAVANREMRRARPATGTPYEVVLAGPDGGQVRTGAGVRLATDLAFGEVGERVDTLVVPGAVDPDGAPVIDPYLVGWIGETARHARRVASVCVGAHLLAAAGLLKGRTATTHWATAGRLAADHPDVVVDPDPIYVRSGKVWTGAGISACMDLALALVAEDHGERLALDVARQLVMYLKRQGGQSQFSVPLWQAPAERRDLDELRAWITEHPAADLSAAALAARMCLSERHFARVFRKETGATPAAYVEAARTEVARRLLESTDEPLERVAAAAGLGSVETLHRVFRRWLSTTPAAYRRRFRTAA; translated from the coding sequence ATGCCCGCTCCGCACCGTGTCGTCATCGCCGTGTTCCCCGACGTCGACCTGCTCGACGTCACCGGGCCCGCGGAGGTGTTCGCGGTCGCCAACCGGGAGATGCGCCGCGCCCGCCCCGCCACCGGGACGCCGTACGAGGTGGTGCTGGCCGGGCCGGACGGCGGGCAGGTCCGCACCGGGGCCGGCGTCCGGCTCGCCACCGACCTGGCCTTCGGCGAGGTCGGCGAACGGGTGGACACCCTCGTGGTGCCCGGCGCCGTCGACCCGGACGGCGCCCCCGTGATCGACCCGTACCTGGTGGGCTGGATCGGCGAGACCGCCCGGCACGCCCGCCGGGTCGCCTCGGTGTGCGTCGGCGCGCACCTGCTGGCCGCCGCGGGCCTGCTGAAGGGCCGGACCGCGACCACCCACTGGGCCACGGCCGGCCGGCTCGCCGCCGACCACCCGGACGTCGTCGTGGACCCGGACCCCATCTACGTCCGCTCGGGGAAGGTCTGGACGGGCGCGGGGATCAGCGCGTGCATGGACCTCGCGCTCGCCCTCGTCGCCGAGGACCACGGCGAGCGGCTGGCACTGGACGTCGCCCGGCAGCTCGTCATGTACCTGAAGCGGCAGGGCGGGCAGAGCCAGTTCAGCGTCCCGCTGTGGCAGGCCCCGGCCGAGCGGCGCGACCTGGACGAACTGCGGGCCTGGATCACCGAGCACCCGGCCGCCGACCTGTCCGCGGCGGCGCTCGCCGCGCGCATGTGCCTCAGCGAGCGGCACTTCGCCCGGGTCTTCCGCAAGGAGACCGGCGCGACCCCGGCCGCGTACGTCGAGGCGGCGCGGACGGAGGTGGCGCGGCGGCTGCTGGAGAGCACCGACGAGCCACTGGAGCGGGTGGCCGCCGCGGCCGGGCTGGGGTCGGTGGAGACGCTGCACCGCGTGTTCCGCCGGTGGCTGTCCACCACCCCGGCGGCCTACCGCCGCCGCTTCCGCACCGCCGCCTGA
- a CDS encoding isochorismatase family protein, translating into MSVSTTLRDVIGLDGTLPALPDATLIMIDFQNTYRTGVMALPEADRALDAAARLLERARAAGARVVHVINDGGEGSPYDIRAEIGQIDPRVAPRDGEPVVVKTFPDSFQGTDLADVLRGLGAGPDLVLAGFMTHMCVQFTAQGAFTHGYRPTVVAEACATRPLAGPDGTPVPASALHEAALTTIGDLFGPIAAQVTDLPS; encoded by the coding sequence ATGTCCGTTTCGACCACCTTGCGCGACGTGATCGGCCTGGACGGCACGCTGCCCGCCCTGCCGGACGCCACCCTGATCATGATCGACTTCCAGAACACCTACCGCACCGGCGTCATGGCGCTGCCGGAGGCCGACCGCGCCCTCGACGCCGCCGCCCGCCTCCTGGAACGCGCCCGCGCCGCCGGCGCGCGGGTGGTGCACGTGATCAACGACGGCGGCGAGGGCAGCCCGTACGACATCCGCGCCGAGATCGGGCAGATCGACCCGCGGGTGGCGCCCCGGGACGGTGAGCCGGTCGTGGTGAAGACGTTCCCCGACTCCTTCCAGGGCACGGACCTGGCGGACGTGCTGCGCGGTCTCGGCGCGGGGCCGGACCTGGTGCTGGCGGGCTTCATGACCCACATGTGCGTGCAGTTCACCGCGCAGGGCGCGTTCACCCACGGGTACCGGCCGACGGTGGTGGCGGAGGCGTGCGCCACCCGGCCGCTGGCGGGCCCGGACGGGACGCCGGTCCCCGCGTCGGCCCTGCACGAGGCCGCGCTGACCACCATCGGCGACCTCTTCGGCCCGATCGCCGCCCAGGTCACCGACCTGCCCTCCTGA
- a CDS encoding serine/threonine-protein kinase, with protein sequence MSPGAGNVTGEPRPLRDGDPRRIGGYRLTGVLGEGGQGVVYLSRISLDRPVAVKTLHARLADDAEARERFLRESEITRRVAAFCTARVLDAGVEDGRPYLVSEYVRGPSLDALVATDGPRTGGGLDRLAITTLTALQAIHRAGVVHRDLKPSNVLMGPEGPVVIDFGIARMLEHSTTASSGLVGTPPYMAPELLGGAPAGPASDVFAWAATLVYAATGHRAFPGTLAAVVLNAIMTREPDLGGVPGRLRPLLAACLAKDPAARPGVADLLTALTHERPLPAPPKAVGRRRLARAVAAAVAAAAIPAGYGLTDLFSAPAGIPFGSPVRAPVAGGQQWVLSVVTARLDGRPVVVSGGYDGTVAVADLATGAPVGAPLKGHRGPVWSVTASELDGRRVAVSGGLDGTVRVWDLATGAPVREPLTGHRGSVESVAAGDLGGRPVAVSGGLDTEVRAWDLASGAPLGRPFTGHADWVLAVAVGRLGGRPVVASGDHAGTILVSDLATGVRVAGPARGHRGPVESIAVGRLGDRPVIVSGGGDGDHTVRVWDLASAAPIGRPLAGHRSWALGLAVGELDDGRAVAVSGGYRDGAVRVWDLAAGRPLGGPLLGHRGLIETVAVGALDDRAVAVSGGDDGSIRVWSLGPPYPPD encoded by the coding sequence GTGAGCCCCGGAGCGGGAAACGTCACAGGCGAGCCGCGCCCCCTGCGCGACGGCGACCCCCGGCGGATCGGGGGTTACCGGCTGACCGGCGTCCTGGGGGAGGGCGGTCAGGGCGTCGTCTATCTGAGCCGCATCTCCCTGGACCGTCCGGTGGCCGTCAAGACCCTGCACGCCCGCCTGGCCGACGACGCCGAGGCCCGGGAGCGGTTCCTGCGTGAGAGCGAGATCACCCGGCGGGTCGCGGCCTTCTGCACCGCCCGGGTGCTGGACGCGGGCGTCGAGGACGGGCGGCCGTACCTGGTGAGCGAGTACGTCCGCGGCCCGTCCCTCGACGCGCTCGTGGCCACGGACGGGCCGCGCACCGGCGGCGGCCTGGACCGGCTGGCGATCACGACCCTGACGGCGTTGCAGGCGATCCACCGCGCGGGCGTCGTGCACCGCGACCTCAAGCCCAGCAACGTGCTCATGGGCCCTGAGGGGCCCGTCGTCATCGACTTCGGCATCGCCCGGATGCTGGAACACTCCACCACGGCCTCCTCCGGCCTGGTCGGCACCCCGCCGTACATGGCGCCGGAGCTGCTCGGCGGCGCCCCCGCCGGCCCGGCCTCGGACGTCTTCGCCTGGGCCGCCACCCTGGTGTACGCCGCCACCGGGCACCGCGCCTTCCCCGGCACGCTCGCGGCGGTGGTGCTGAACGCGATCATGACGCGCGAGCCCGACCTGGGCGGCGTGCCCGGCCGGCTGCGCCCGCTCCTGGCCGCCTGCCTGGCCAAGGACCCCGCCGCCCGGCCCGGCGTCGCCGACCTGCTGACCGCCCTCACCCATGAGCGGCCCCTGCCCGCGCCCCCGAAGGCGGTGGGCCGGCGCCGGCTGGCCCGGGCGGTCGCGGCGGCGGTGGCGGCCGCCGCGATCCCGGCCGGGTACGGCCTGACGGACCTCTTCTCGGCCCCCGCCGGGATCCCGTTCGGCAGCCCGGTCCGCGCGCCCGTCGCGGGAGGCCAGCAGTGGGTCCTCTCGGTCGTGACGGCCCGGCTGGACGGCCGCCCGGTCGTGGTCAGCGGCGGGTACGACGGCACCGTCGCCGTGGCGGACCTGGCCACCGGCGCTCCGGTGGGCGCACCCCTGAAGGGGCATCGCGGACCGGTCTGGTCGGTGACGGCGAGCGAGCTCGACGGCCGCCGCGTCGCCGTGTCGGGCGGCCTCGACGGCACGGTCCGGGTATGGGACCTCGCCACCGGGGCGCCCGTGCGCGAACCGCTCACCGGGCACCGGGGCTCGGTCGAGTCGGTGGCCGCCGGCGACCTCGGCGGCCGGCCCGTGGCGGTGTCCGGCGGGCTCGACACCGAGGTACGCGCCTGGGACCTGGCGAGCGGCGCCCCGCTCGGCCGGCCCTTCACCGGGCACGCGGACTGGGTCCTCGCGGTCGCGGTGGGGCGGCTCGGCGGGCGGCCCGTCGTGGCGTCCGGCGACCACGCCGGGACGATCCTCGTCTCCGACCTGGCCACCGGCGTCCGGGTGGCGGGGCCCGCCAGAGGCCATCGCGGGCCGGTCGAGTCGATCGCGGTGGGACGGCTCGGCGACCGGCCGGTGATCGTGTCGGGCGGCGGCGACGGCGACCACACGGTCCGGGTGTGGGACCTGGCGAGCGCCGCGCCGATCGGCCGGCCCCTCGCCGGGCACCGGAGCTGGGCCCTGGGCCTGGCGGTGGGCGAGCTGGACGACGGCCGCGCCGTCGCGGTGTCCGGCGGCTACCGGGACGGGGCCGTGCGCGTCTGGGACCTGGCCGCCGGCCGCCCGCTCGGCGGGCCCCTCCTCGGGCATCGGGGGCTGATCGAGACGGTGGCCGTCGGGGCGCTGGACGACCGCGCGGTGGCGGTCTCCGGCGGTGACGACGGCAGCATCCGGGTGTGGAGCCTGGGCCCGCCGTACCCGCCGGACTGA
- a CDS encoding nuclear transport factor 2 family protein, producing the protein MLQELADRTAIVDAVIAYATALDTRDWQTLGVLFTDDACWEYSGSGERLRGPDAIIARISTSLARFDATHHLNGNHVVTVHGDEAEHTCYYQAQHVRLGLPDGEKFLGGGRYDDRLRRTPDGWRFTHRRITSVWSEGNPAVITS; encoded by the coding sequence ATGCTTCAGGAACTCGCAGACCGCACCGCGATCGTGGACGCCGTCATCGCGTATGCGACGGCCCTGGACACCAGGGACTGGCAGACCCTGGGCGTGCTGTTCACTGACGACGCCTGCTGGGAGTACAGCGGTTCGGGTGAACGGCTCCGCGGGCCTGACGCGATCATCGCCAGGATCAGCACCAGCTTGGCGCGGTTCGACGCCACCCATCACCTGAACGGCAACCATGTCGTCACGGTGCACGGCGACGAGGCCGAGCACACCTGCTACTACCAAGCCCAGCATGTCCGCCTTGGTCTGCCCGATGGCGAGAAGTTCCTCGGCGGGGGCCGCTACGACGACCGGCTGCGCCGCACCCCGGACGGCTGGCGGTTCACCCACCGGAGGATCACCAGCGTCTGGAGCGAGGGAAACCCCGCCGTGATCACGTCCTGA
- a CDS encoding winged helix-turn-helix transcriptional regulator, with product MSQSHIDVSALASEACPVSEVLDHVSGKWSIGILVAAAQSPVRFTELERSIRGISRRMLTLKLRKLERDGLLVRTVHPVVPPKVEYTLTEMAQELHKSLLELTGWARRHGAAVAAAQAAYDHEHKG from the coding sequence ATGTCCCAGAGTCACATCGATGTGTCAGCCCTGGCCAGCGAGGCGTGCCCGGTCTCGGAGGTCCTCGACCACGTCTCCGGGAAGTGGAGCATCGGCATCCTGGTGGCCGCCGCGCAGAGTCCGGTTCGGTTCACGGAGCTGGAACGCTCGATCAGAGGAATCAGCAGGCGCATGCTCACGCTCAAGCTGCGCAAGCTGGAGCGGGACGGCTTGCTCGTGCGCACCGTCCATCCGGTCGTTCCGCCCAAGGTCGAGTACACGCTGACGGAGATGGCCCAGGAGCTCCACAAGTCGCTGCTGGAGCTCACCGGCTGGGCCAGGAGACACGGCGCCGCCGTCGCCGCCGCCCAGGCCGCCTACGATCACGAGCACAAGGGCTGA